From a single Candoia aspera isolate rCanAsp1 chromosome 2, rCanAsp1.hap2, whole genome shotgun sequence genomic region:
- the STC2 gene encoding stanniocalcin-2, whose product MCAECLRKLVALALVFASIDAVVGTEATHPPEGAQDRAPQQKGRMSLQNSAEIQHCLVSAGDVGCSVFECFENNSCEIRGLHEICMTFLHNAGKFDAQGKSFIKDALRCKAHALRHKFSCISRKCPAIKEMVFQLQRECYQKHDLCSAAKENVQVIVEMIHFKDLLQHEPYVDLVNILLTCGEEVKEAITKSVQAQCEQNWGSLCSILSLCTVVPHGASTLEPEKKPNEVSRTSTGQGNLVIHPQSGTRENSQSPRGERGSRLPMNAHTRTKSGGHNSKALHETIEQRDELSDFSDIQR is encoded by the exons ATGTGTGCAGAGTGCTTACGGAAACTGGTGGCCCTGGCGTTGGTCTTTGCAAGCATTGATGCGGTGGTGGGCACCGAAGCTACCCACCCTCCGGAAGGAGCCCAAGACAGAGCTCCTCAGCAAAAAGGGCGGATGTCTCTGCAAAATTCAG CTGAAATCCAGCACTGCCTGGTGAGTGCTGGCGATGTTGGATGCAGTGTGTTTGAGTGCTTTGAAAACAACTCTTGTGAGATTCGAGGTTTGCATGAGATCTGCATGACATTTCTCCACAATGCTGGAAAGTTTGATGCCCAG GGGAAATCCTTCATTAAAGATGCCCTGAGATGCAAGGCACATGCCTTGCGGCACAAGTTTAGTTGTATCAGTCGCAAATGTCCTGCAATCAAAGAGATGGTGTTCCAGCTACAGCGAGAATGCTACCAGAAGCATGATCTCTGCTCTGCAGCCAAAGAGAATGTCCAGGTCATCGTGGAGATGATTCATTTCAAAGACTTGCTGCAACATGA ACCATATGTTGATCTGGTGAACATCCTGCTCACTTGTGGAGAAGAAGTCAAAGAGGCCATCACAAAGAGTGTCCAGGCCCAATGTGAGCAGAACTGGGGGAGTCTGTGCTCCATCCTGAGCCTCTGTACTGTAGTTCCACATGGAGCTTCAACCCTGGAACCTGAGAAAAAGCCAAATGAAGTCTCAAGAACATCCACTGGCCAAGGAAACCTTGTAATTCACCCTCAGTCTGGTACCAGAGAGAACTCCCAAAGTCCTAGAGGGGAAAGAGGTAGCAGGCTGCCTATGAATGCTCATACTCGCACTAAATCTGGGGGTCATAATTCCAAAGCACTGCATGAGACCATTGAACAGAGAGATGAACTGTCTGACTTCTCTGATATCCAAAGGTGA